A region of Candidatus Eisenbacteria bacterium DNA encodes the following proteins:
- a CDS encoding CHAT domain-containing protein, with protein MSPSPVPHPPSDLASRASRVLSFALALGLAWANPCSALERERFWETWNDLSDLATRSPDSAHAQIQLRLAAEPLDVPALVLRAKLAASDSTAAESLLARTRAETSDVAVNVARGTTLVVLGRSTAGRLAWARARRGYVALGRLSEAAQTAVHEALLDRAGRGDPSDPALAIAESLGLVAREPEIVMCARTLSGTRWQQRDTRRALAVLQQAVALAPATGPCYMGAEAERQLAVAFKSLGKLDSARVHYQRGVAIARGLGRAELNARCLHGLGTTLEAEARVPEAEQIYREALAMMPLDEHRARANLLGQLGKLFLSAKRYDEARAHFAESNLIYDRYAPRAEGHVLNLQHLGQIETSSGDFDAAREHFERAVAESRDFGLPRLQGAILSDLAGLALQSGDDTRAERLFEEALVVERKLGRERFVAHLLCARAGLQLERGRAAVALTEAREAAARLAVAEPAGVPSANALIVRALLELSRIEEAGLVADSAWRFAEARGDSALMASAWELDAEVQLAAGRPQAALAALARALPVARRLNARELMTRLLERQGRALLAAGEPARAIAPFEEAIELQELAQFSLRSGEERSQIQTLWQELYVQLALAYRRAGRGAEAFRVVDRSRARGLRERLEQELPAPRRGAPDAVLREVDAARAALEDAQRRLTAQYALAPADRSAGLRALESRCASLRERFAEAQLRLERAAPGYARTSGLARSLGVADLRRRLGANETMLAYLIGIERGLVFVVTPQTLVVREIDAGEAQLDREVDSLVAALSSGSDDRWREPALRLGAQLVPEAAWIGSGRLLVTADGPLHRLPFEVLRVGTRGSERCLIERRAVVLGASPSLFFDDAPRAASRSPRLAAFGDPDVSPLDQQAMRRGMDRDLAFAVGRLPNARREVQGIARHFPGARTYVGAAATESQVLREIERCQVLHVAAHGFVDARRPRFSGLVLARDSAAAGDGLLQAYEVIARHGDLELVTLSACETGRGTVQRGEGLLGLARAFRIAGARNLLVSLWQVDDAATADFMLAFYDRLARGEPAAEALATVKRAMLAGIEAASASGASRGVTRMAAPAQRRHPAYWAPFVLQGVAGAPRTARAPATPLR; from the coding sequence ATGTCCCCATCGCCCGTTCCGCACCCACCCTCGGATCTGGCATCGCGCGCGTCGCGAGTGCTGAGCTTCGCGCTCGCACTCGGCCTCGCATGGGCGAATCCGTGCTCGGCACTCGAGCGCGAGCGTTTCTGGGAGACCTGGAACGATCTGTCGGACCTCGCCACCCGTTCGCCTGACTCGGCGCACGCTCAGATCCAGCTCCGACTCGCCGCCGAACCGCTCGATGTGCCCGCGCTGGTGCTGCGAGCCAAGCTCGCGGCCTCGGACTCGACCGCCGCCGAGTCCCTGCTCGCCCGCACGCGCGCCGAGACCAGCGACGTCGCGGTCAATGTCGCTCGCGGCACCACGCTCGTCGTGCTCGGACGTTCGACCGCGGGCCGCCTCGCGTGGGCGCGAGCGCGGCGCGGCTACGTGGCGCTCGGTCGACTCTCGGAAGCCGCGCAGACGGCGGTGCACGAGGCATTGCTCGATCGCGCCGGTCGCGGCGACCCGAGCGACCCGGCGCTCGCGATCGCCGAGAGCCTCGGACTCGTCGCGCGCGAGCCCGAGATCGTGATGTGCGCGCGCACGCTGTCCGGTACGCGCTGGCAGCAGCGCGATACTCGCAGAGCACTCGCCGTGCTGCAGCAGGCGGTGGCTCTGGCACCGGCAACCGGCCCCTGCTACATGGGCGCCGAGGCCGAGCGGCAGCTCGCGGTCGCTTTCAAATCGCTCGGCAAGCTCGACTCGGCGCGGGTGCACTACCAGCGCGGCGTCGCGATTGCGCGCGGCCTCGGGCGAGCGGAGCTGAACGCCCGCTGCCTGCACGGTCTCGGAACCACGCTCGAGGCCGAGGCCCGCGTTCCGGAGGCGGAGCAGATCTATCGCGAAGCACTCGCGATGATGCCGCTCGACGAGCATCGGGCGCGCGCGAATCTGCTCGGGCAGCTCGGCAAGCTGTTCCTGTCGGCGAAGCGTTACGACGAAGCGCGCGCACACTTCGCCGAGTCCAACCTCATCTACGATCGCTACGCGCCACGCGCCGAAGGGCACGTTCTCAATCTGCAGCACCTCGGACAGATCGAGACCTCGAGCGGCGACTTCGACGCGGCGCGCGAACACTTCGAACGCGCGGTGGCCGAGTCGCGCGACTTCGGACTCCCGCGACTCCAGGGTGCGATCCTGAGCGATCTGGCGGGGCTCGCGCTCCAGTCCGGTGACGACACGCGGGCCGAGCGACTGTTCGAGGAAGCGCTCGTGGTCGAACGCAAGCTGGGCCGCGAACGGTTCGTCGCCCATCTGTTGTGTGCACGCGCCGGCCTTCAGCTCGAACGCGGCCGCGCGGCGGTCGCGCTGACCGAAGCGAGGGAAGCCGCGGCACGCCTGGCCGTCGCGGAGCCCGCCGGGGTGCCGAGCGCCAATGCGCTGATCGTGCGCGCGCTGCTCGAGCTCTCGCGCATCGAGGAAGCCGGGCTGGTTGCCGACTCCGCGTGGCGCTTCGCCGAGGCGCGCGGCGACTCGGCGCTGATGGCGAGCGCATGGGAACTGGACGCCGAGGTGCAGCTCGCTGCGGGTCGTCCGCAGGCGGCGCTCGCCGCACTCGCGCGCGCGTTGCCGGTCGCCCGCCGATTGAACGCACGCGAGCTCATGACGCGACTGCTCGAGCGGCAGGGCCGCGCGCTGCTCGCCGCCGGCGAGCCGGCGCGCGCGATCGCTCCGTTCGAGGAGGCGATCGAACTGCAGGAGCTGGCGCAGTTCTCGCTGCGCAGCGGTGAGGAACGCAGCCAGATCCAGACTCTGTGGCAGGAACTCTACGTACAACTCGCGCTCGCCTATCGCCGCGCCGGGCGCGGCGCCGAAGCGTTTCGCGTCGTCGACCGAAGTCGCGCTCGTGGGTTGCGCGAACGACTCGAGCAGGAACTGCCGGCGCCGCGCCGCGGCGCCCCCGACGCCGTGCTGCGCGAAGTGGATGCGGCACGCGCCGCGCTCGAAGACGCACAGCGCCGGCTCACGGCGCAGTACGCGCTGGCGCCCGCCGATCGATCGGCGGGATTGCGTGCGCTCGAGAGCCGCTGCGCGTCGCTTCGCGAGCGCTTCGCCGAGGCACAATTGCGCCTCGAGCGCGCCGCGCCGGGCTACGCGCGCACGTCGGGGCTCGCACGATCGCTGGGCGTTGCAGACTTGAGACGACGACTCGGTGCAAACGAAACGATGCTGGCGTATCTGATCGGAATCGAGCGCGGGCTGGTGTTCGTCGTGACTCCGCAGACGCTGGTGGTGCGGGAGATCGACGCAGGCGAGGCGCAGCTCGATCGCGAAGTCGACTCGCTGGTCGCCGCGCTGTCGTCGGGCTCGGACGACCGGTGGCGCGAGCCTGCGTTGCGCCTCGGAGCGCAGCTGGTGCCCGAAGCGGCGTGGATTGGAAGCGGGCGTCTGCTGGTGACCGCAGACGGGCCCTTGCATCGACTGCCATTCGAGGTCCTGCGCGTGGGGACTCGTGGCAGCGAGCGCTGCCTGATCGAGCGCCGAGCCGTCGTGCTCGGCGCTTCACCGAGTCTGTTCTTCGACGACGCGCCGCGCGCCGCATCGCGCAGCCCGAGGCTGGCGGCGTTCGGCGATCCGGATGTCTCGCCGCTCGATCAGCAGGCGATGCGGCGTGGGATGGATCGCGATCTCGCGTTTGCGGTCGGACGGCTTCCGAACGCGCGCCGCGAGGTGCAGGGAATCGCCCGGCACTTTCCGGGGGCTCGCACCTACGTGGGGGCGGCCGCCACCGAGTCGCAGGTGCTGCGCGAGATCGAACGATGCCAGGTGTTGCACGTCGCCGCGCACGGTTTCGTCGATGCGCGACGCCCGCGTTTCTCGGGACTCGTGCTGGCGCGTGATTCCGCGGCGGCGGGGGACGGGCTGTTGCAGGCCTACGAGGTGATTGCGCGCCACGGCGATCTGGAACTCGTCACGCTGTCCGCGTGCGAGACCGGGCGCGGCACCGTGCAACGGGGTGAGGGACTGCTGGGTCTCGCGCGCGCGTTTCGAATCGCCGGCGCCCGCAATCTGCTGGTGAGCCTGTGGCAGGTCGACGATGCGGCGACCGCCGACTTCATGCTGGCGTTCTACGATCGGCTCGCGCGTGGCGAGCCCGCAGCCGAGGCGCTCGCCACGGTCAAGCGCGCGATGCTCGCGGGCATCGAGGCGGCAAGCGCGAGCGGCGCATCGCGCGGTGTGACGCGTATGGCGGCCCCGGCTCAGAGGCGCCACCCGGCCTACTGGGCGCCGTTCGTGCTGCAAGGCGTCGCGGGGGCGCCCCGAACTGCGCGCGCCCCCGCCACTCCGCTTCGCTGA
- a CDS encoding DUF11 domain-containing protein — protein sequence MRWSGGFGLIRSCATRAMLVAGFICVSFTAVWAQGLGPFVNEQLPPAGGVVIQSSPANPLKPLWIDVDGSSLDDNGDTHHAVPNGIDETWRLFLSPSRTAMVAVHGSETNCDDAVPIEIRVYRIPADDSDLISLGSNNQLRCLLYTAFDDRAANPVYRTAVFYEGKTSTGSSGHLLWWNLVTGEHGRSAGEYTYPINPSSFSQSGTMASVPNDVSGINGAHYSPVELCPAWIGQASIPGPARANSPAAYVENGTPNRVVVYRTGSPFGPIVGAPVLYVDCSVPSEPYGACCSSEGCQQTHQGDCTGTWQQGVTCQDAACPIAVLEVSLAGPATAVPGTFYDYTLTARNTGALASSSVTMIDRVPSGVTFVSASGGGTYSASTQTVTWTLGTLGAGAQTTRTLRVQVGCFGSSFSNNTYSITGLPGGTVIGAPPITTTLVLPNTAGLSLTLISSALAPTPLQTGDRVRHTVRIGNSSATNFDSLSFTLQAGTSSEIAQIVNQGGGYVLSTPTSLSWKGNVPSGSTLDVIYETAIKQCRSTQATTEAMNRGIGVIMRNPCSSIMASASVTQSFAVAPSPFRISLESSTHGPVQWWGAPDVNRMIACRPGATVDLEVRFYNNSSSVGPASSITIDLPPELPAISTPPFLGSVPAGTVWNSTTRTISWSGQPAANDSVVIRFRTRMSASACKASLEALASYGACTNALLTELAVLAVPVPPANHLLTLHNSSGLRFRDTTATAVWQSLLCGVFENSRGMGRTADGTIWVAGQPCFRLNPYQLSFAILPPSFATTLGMDTPFDVAEDPRDHTLVFAGYQSGLGLRMRRYDPATGTVSFILNDTSPQTLGIPSRVVVSPDGIIGANTSSSLMRINPANPAAYQRYLPPGGGSLNGLTFDLDGSWLTTSTPSSAVAPRNLMKVVRDTGVFSTLINLQPYFNWQYGMPGLAVAPNQDVYLGTYADQFGALRRSSGSTVELIPDDLSNIDLNWVGHTTTGIGGTTASVARHELALAGAIPNPARDATSLQFTLPRATRATLELFDSQGRRIRTLANGEYPAGNHTVSWNGLDEGGRSVRAGVYFARLSSDGATRRVQVVLTR from the coding sequence CGATGCTGGTCGCTGGCTTCATCTGCGTCTCGTTCACGGCGGTGTGGGCCCAGGGGCTGGGACCGTTCGTGAACGAGCAGTTGCCGCCGGCCGGCGGGGTCGTCATTCAGTCGAGCCCGGCGAATCCGCTCAAGCCGCTGTGGATCGATGTCGACGGCAGCAGCCTCGACGACAATGGCGACACGCACCATGCCGTACCCAACGGGATCGACGAAACGTGGCGCCTGTTCCTGTCTCCCTCACGAACGGCGATGGTCGCGGTCCACGGCAGCGAGACGAATTGCGACGACGCCGTACCGATCGAGATCCGCGTGTACCGGATCCCCGCCGACGATTCCGATCTGATCTCCCTCGGCTCCAACAACCAGTTGCGCTGCCTCCTCTACACCGCCTTCGATGACCGCGCCGCGAATCCCGTGTACCGCACCGCGGTGTTCTATGAAGGCAAGACCTCGACGGGTAGCAGCGGGCATCTGTTGTGGTGGAATCTCGTCACCGGCGAGCACGGCCGCTCGGCCGGCGAGTACACCTATCCGATCAATCCGTCTTCCTTCTCGCAGTCCGGGACCATGGCTTCGGTTCCGAACGACGTGAGCGGAATCAACGGTGCGCACTATTCGCCGGTCGAGCTGTGCCCGGCGTGGATCGGCCAGGCGTCGATCCCGGGACCCGCGCGCGCCAACAGCCCGGCGGCGTACGTCGAGAACGGAACGCCGAACCGCGTGGTCGTCTATCGGACCGGGAGTCCGTTCGGCCCCATCGTGGGCGCCCCGGTGCTCTACGTGGATTGCTCGGTTCCGAGCGAGCCCTACGGCGCGTGCTGCTCGAGCGAGGGGTGCCAGCAAACGCATCAGGGGGACTGCACGGGCACCTGGCAGCAGGGAGTGACCTGCCAGGACGCGGCGTGTCCGATCGCGGTACTCGAGGTCTCGCTCGCGGGCCCCGCGACCGCGGTGCCCGGCACGTTCTACGACTACACGCTCACCGCACGCAACACCGGCGCGCTCGCGTCGAGCTCGGTCACGATGATCGACCGGGTGCCGTCGGGCGTCACGTTCGTCTCGGCGTCCGGTGGCGGCACTTATAGTGCGAGCACCCAGACCGTGACCTGGACGCTGGGAACGCTGGGTGCGGGCGCTCAGACCACGCGAACGCTCAGGGTGCAAGTCGGATGCTTCGGATCCTCGTTCTCCAACAACACCTACTCGATCACCGGTTTGCCGGGCGGCACCGTGATCGGCGCGCCGCCGATCACCACCACGCTGGTGCTACCGAACACCGCCGGGCTTTCGCTCACACTGATCTCTTCGGCGCTCGCACCGACTCCGCTTCAGACCGGTGATCGCGTTCGTCATACGGTCCGCATCGGCAACTCGAGCGCGACGAACTTCGACAGCCTCTCCTTCACGCTGCAGGCCGGAACCTCGTCCGAAATCGCGCAGATCGTGAACCAGGGCGGAGGCTACGTGCTTTCGACACCGACGAGCCTCAGCTGGAAGGGCAACGTACCGTCGGGCTCGACGCTCGACGTGATCTACGAGACGGCGATCAAGCAGTGCCGCAGCACCCAGGCGACCACCGAGGCGATGAACCGTGGGATCGGCGTCATCATGCGTAACCCGTGTTCATCGATCATGGCGTCTGCGAGCGTGACTCAGAGTTTTGCGGTTGCGCCGTCGCCGTTCCGGATCTCGCTCGAGAGTTCGACTCATGGGCCCGTTCAGTGGTGGGGCGCACCCGACGTGAACCGCATGATCGCGTGCCGGCCGGGGGCGACCGTCGATCTGGAGGTGCGCTTCTACAACAACTCGTCCTCCGTGGGGCCGGCGTCATCGATCACGATCGATCTGCCGCCGGAACTGCCCGCCATCTCGACCCCGCCGTTCCTCGGCAGCGTTCCGGCCGGGACGGTGTGGAATTCGACCACGCGCACCATTTCGTGGAGCGGGCAGCCGGCCGCCAACGACAGCGTCGTGATTCGCTTCCGAACCCGCATGAGCGCCAGCGCCTGCAAAGCGAGTCTGGAGGCGCTTGCGAGCTACGGTGCATGCACGAACGCGTTGCTCACCGAGCTTGCCGTGCTTGCGGTCCCGGTACCGCCCGCCAATCACCTGCTCACGCTTCACAACTCGAGCGGACTGAGATTCCGGGACACCACGGCCACCGCGGTGTGGCAGTCGCTGCTGTGCGGGGTGTTCGAAAACTCGCGCGGCATGGGACGCACCGCCGACGGCACCATCTGGGTGGCGGGCCAGCCCTGCTTCCGCCTCAATCCCTATCAGCTCTCGTTCGCGATCCTGCCGCCGTCATTCGCCACCACGCTCGGCATGGACACGCCATTCGACGTTGCCGAGGATCCTCGCGACCACACGCTGGTGTTCGCGGGCTACCAGAGCGGACTCGGACTGCGGATGCGCCGCTACGATCCGGCGACCGGAACCGTCTCGTTCATCCTCAACGACACCAGTCCGCAGACGCTTGGAATCCCCAGTCGCGTGGTCGTGAGCCCCGACGGCATCATCGGAGCCAACACCAGTTCGTCGCTGATGCGCATCAATCCCGCGAATCCGGCCGCCTATCAGCGCTACCTGCCGCCCGGTGGCGGCTCGCTCAACGGACTCACGTTCGACCTCGACGGCAGCTGGCTGACCACCAGCACACCGAGCTCGGCGGTCGCGCCGCGCAACCTCATGAAAGTGGTGCGCGACACCGGCGTGTTCTCGACGCTGATCAACCTGCAGCCCTACTTCAACTGGCAGTACGGCATGCCGGGCCTCGCCGTCGCGCCCAATCAGGACGTCTACCTGGGAACGTACGCAGACCAGTTCGGAGCACTGCGCCGCAGCTCCGGTTCGACGGTCGAACTGATCCCCGACGATCTCTCGAACATCGATCTGAACTGGGTCGGGCACACCACCACCGGAATCGGAGGCACGACCGCGAGTGTCGCTCGCCACGAGCTGGCGCTCGCCGGCGCGATCCCCAATCCGGCGCGTGACGCGACCTCGCTCCAGTTCACTCTTCCGCGCGCCACCCGGGCCACTCTCGAGCTGTTCGATTCGCAGGGCCGCCGCATCCGCACGCTGGCGAACGGCGAGTACCCGGCGGGCAATCACACGGTGAGCTGGAACGGGCTCGACGAGGGCGGACGCTCGGTGCGGGCCGGCGTCTACTTCGCGCGACTCTCGAGCGATGGCGCAACGCGGCGCGTGCAGGTGGTGCTGACTCGCTGA